DNA sequence from the Candidatus Fermentibacter sp. genome:
TGCCCGACCTCGTCCCCGCCCTGGAGAACAGGCTCGAAGAGGCGTCCGAGTTCGTCCGGGGATCGAAGCCGGTCGACGGAGGCAGGATGCCCGTGATCCTTTCCCCGATGGCGGCCGGGATCTTCGCCCACGAGAGCTTCGGACACAAGAGCGAGGCGGACTTCATGCTGGGTGACGAGGCGGCTCTCGCGGAGTGGGCGATCGGCCGCCCCGTGGGCTCGGGCGACCTGAACATCGTCGACGACGGCACCGTCCCCGGCCCCGGATACAACGCCTTCGACGACGAGGGCACGGCCTCCGGCAGGACATGGCTCATCCGGGACGGGAGGCTCGCCGGGAGGCTCCACAGCGCCGTGACGGCCGCGGCACTCGGCGAGGAGCCGACCGGGAACGCCCGCAGCATCTCCTTCGAGTACGAGCCGATCCCCCGCATGACCACGACGTTCATCCTGCCGGGGAGGGACACCGTAGGCGGACTGGTATCGGGCATCGACGACGGGCTCTTCGTGAAGACCGTCAAGCACGGTTCGGGGCTCTCCACCTTCACCCTCGCGCCCTCGATGAGCTGGAGGATAAGGGGGGGCAGGCTGGCCGAACCCGTGGGAGTGTCGGTCATCACGGGCAGCGTGATGGAGACCCTCGGCCTGATCGACGGCCTCTCGGACACGCTCGACCTCGAGGGCGCCGGGGGCGGCGGATGCGGCAAGATGGAGCAGTATCCCCTCCCGGTGGGTTTCGGCGGCCCGTTCGTCAGGGTCGGCGCGATGGAGGTGAGGTGAATGGCGGGCATCAGGCGCGAGCATTACTCCTTCGGGATCCGCAGGACCACCGCCAGGATCGCCGAATCCGAGGTGAAGTCCATCCGCAGGTCGGACGTGGTGAAGACCGGCCTCAGGCTCTTCGACGGGAGGAGCATCGGCACTGCGGGCGCCATCGGCTCGTTCGACCCCGGTGAACTCGAGCGGCGTGCCCTCGACTCCATGTCGTGCGGGATCGAGTACCCCTGGGAGATCTCGGGCCGGGCTGCCAGGCGCGAAGCGGCGGCCCTGGAGGGCATGGGGCACGACACCCTGGCGGACGGGGCCGGGTCGTTCATGGCAGCCCTGCACGCGAAATGGCCCGACCTCGTATTCTCGGAGAACTTCACTGTGGAGGACGACGAGATCTCGATCAGGAACGACTGCGGGCTCGATCTCGCGACGAGCCTCTCGTCGGCCGCGGTCGTGCTTGTCTTCAGAGCCCTGGGCTCCACCGGGATCATGGACGGCTGGGTCTCGGCGGGGCCCTGCCGGAGGTGGGACGCCGACGGCATCAGAGCTGAGTTCGACCGGTTCCTGGAAGCCTGGCACAACCCCGTGGACCTGCCTCCGGGCGGCAGGCTCCCCGTCATCTTCCAGGAAGCCTCCCTGATCTACGGGAAGCTCTCGGAAGAGCTCTCGGGCCACAGGTACGGCACGGGCGCCTCCCTGTTCTCGGGGAGGATGGGCGAGCGCCTGTTCGACGAACGCTTCTCGCTGTCCCAGTCTAGGATCCCGTCGGCCGACGACTGCCCGTTCTTCGACGCGGAGGGAGTGTTCCACGAAGGATACGCACTCCCGCTCATCGAAGCCGGGGTGCTCCGCGCAGTCTGCACCGACCGCAGGACGGCGGCCCGGTTCGGCCTGCCCCATACCGGATCGGCCACGGGCGACTACGACGCGATCCCGCAGGCGGCCGCGGACCGCCTCAGGGCGGAGCGGTGCGACAGGACGCTGTCCGATCTCCTGGGAGGCGAACCCGGGATTTTCGTGGCGCTGGCCTCGGGCGGCGACTTCACCCCCGAGGGCGCCTTCGCGACTCCGGTGCAGCTCGCCATGCTGCACGACGGGAGGCGCTTCGTGGGTAGGCTGCCCGAGCTGC
Encoded proteins:
- a CDS encoding TldD/PmbA family protein, with protein sequence MLGFPRGLYSDVRIEEVWSTTAGLVLGRLEQYVSRHYRAAFIRVWDGVRWYYASTSSVDSIQSELDSLASMASRQDGITDDPVVRRFRGNKGKTLLFESDHVSDVPSRDKLDRLRASAEPMERRSGLTDRRCYYVDNHKRKTFLSSLGADLEFDRQTLLLVAAFETSHGSSRLQESCHVGARTFGDLPDLVPALENRLEEASEFVRGSKPVDGGRMPVILSPMAAGIFAHESFGHKSEADFMLGDEAALAEWAIGRPVGSGDLNIVDDGTVPGPGYNAFDDEGTASGRTWLIRDGRLAGRLHSAVTAAALGEEPTGNARSISFEYEPIPRMTTTFILPGRDTVGGLVSGIDDGLFVKTVKHGSGLSTFTLAPSMSWRIRGGRLAEPVGVSVITGSVMETLGLIDGLSDTLDLEGAGGGGCGKMEQYPLPVGFGGPFVRVGAMEVR
- a CDS encoding metallopeptidase TldD-related protein, whose product is MAGIRREHYSFGIRRTTARIAESEVKSIRRSDVVKTGLRLFDGRSIGTAGAIGSFDPGELERRALDSMSCGIEYPWEISGRAARREAAALEGMGHDTLADGAGSFMAALHAKWPDLVFSENFTVEDDEISIRNDCGLDLATSLSSAAVVLVFRALGSTGIMDGWVSAGPCRRWDADGIRAEFDRFLEAWHNPVDLPPGGRLPVIFQEASLIYGKLSEELSGHRYGTGASLFSGRMGERLFDERFSLSQSRIPSADDCPFFDAEGVFHEGYALPLIEAGVLRAVCTDRRTAARFGLPHTGSATGDYDAIPQAAADRLRAERCDRTLSDLLGGEPGIFVALASGGDFTPEGAFATPVQLAMLHDGRRFVGRLPELRISSHLFRMLGEDWIGQSSDDVSAYCDSPAMVMRMDVEGARSGV